In Quercus robur chromosome 11, dhQueRobu3.1, whole genome shotgun sequence, the sequence CGCTCATACTGGTCACCAAAAAAGCACCTATTACTTAgccgtgttttttttttaattcttgctTTTTATAAAGAAACAATCTCCACCGTCCAATCCTTCTCGAGATACGTGATCGAGACGTTAGGAAATCACTATATAAACCCTACTCAGTCTCTTTTCTTCATATCTCAAACCCAAACACTCAAACTTTCTCTCTGTTTCAGTCTTTAAaactttcactctctctctctcagggtCTTAGCTTTTTTATTCTACAATGGCTCGCTTTAGCTTTGTGGCTTTGGTTGTAATGGCAGTACTTGTGGGCTCCACTTTAGCCCAGTCTCCTTCACAATCTCCATCAAAGTCGCCAACACAAGCACCCGCTCCTAAAGCTTCAGCGCCGTCGCCTACAGTTAGAAAGACTCCAGTGCCTGCTCCGTCTCCGGCAGTGGTGAACTCTCCACCATCTCCTCCTCCGGCTTCTTCTGATGCTCCGGTGAGTCCTCCATCTTCGATTAGTGCTCCACCTGCTGAAGCTCCTGGACCGGCGGCTCAGAGCGGTGCCGTTTTGAACAGAGTTGGGTTCGCTGCTGGATCTGTGGCTGTAGCACTATTCGCTTCCGTTTTGGTGTTTTAGAAATTACAAAGTGTTCGTTctattgtatttaattattcATTATTCATTCATTCACAGTGGATTTGGTCGTATTATATGTGATGTTTTTTATCATGGTATTTACTATACCCATTaatataatttcttctttattcttttaattctGCAATTGTTgttaaatattgtgaaattttatgggtttgaattGCGCGATTACACGGAAATCAATTGGTGCTTGAGTTCAATAAACTTGGGTAATTTGAAGCAGTGTGTGTTGTTCAAACAAAATCGCAGCAATTGTAGACTTTCACGAAtacaaaagttacaaaaatgcaataaattttcttttgcttgAAATATTAAtgtaatgaataaataaatttgaaaatcatgATGGGTTCCACTAAAAATGCCAATGCCAGGTGAAatgatttaaattaattttgcactCTCTGATTAGGAAGTCTTAAGAGATTTTCCATTTTAGCTTCACCTAAAAGGAACTctaatttttccattttgaatttcaccaaatcctttttccaaaaaataatttgCAAAAATTCGACAGATATCATGAAagtgattgaaaatttttaattcaaagaaaaaaagattaattcGAGTGGCGCAAGTCTTTTTTTAGTAAGGTAATATTTGCAAATATAAGGGATATCTGCAACACATAATATGGGTGGCATTTTTCATTTTGCTTAAAGTTTCATTTTCCATTTCTCACagtatttttaatattgattCAAATATaccacaaaaaattatttatgtactgaaaaaaaaaaatgctataaagctcctaataaaattgaaaaaataaataaaaaaataaataaagagagtgAACCTTTGGCAATTAAAGTAAAGTAAACCTTTGCCAGGGCTTAGGGTCACTTTACTCTTTATTTAGTGCCTCCTGACTCCTTTGCCTAGCAAGAAGCTCTAAAGTTTTTGACTCAAAttaaaagttgtaaaaatatgtaacaagaaaaaggaaaagtagctttctcaaaaaaaaaaaagaaaaaggaaaagtagaCGGTTAAGGGAAATGTAAGCTACGGtagaaaatttgtttggattgcATGATGTGTCATAATCACTATTTAAGATGTAAATCATGTTGCTTACCTTTGAATTGAAGGAATTTGAGAGGaatgaaattaatgaaaataaatagtaGATATTGTCATTGCCTTATTTGAAAGATGCTTATCAATATATAGAAATTAGAAATGTGAAAGTCCGACATtcaaactagttttttttttttttgaattttaggtTTTCTATTtaacaacaaaatattttatccgttaaattaattgaaacttacaaaatttgtgtttcataaaatatatatatatatatatattaatataaatataaagagtTAACCAATTTAACGGATTATGCATTCATTTAACACCGTTACTAATGATTAGatactaattaaataataaaaatttataatacacCTTGCAATTGCATCACTCCAAATTAGACAGCACTGattaatccaataaaaaatatcaaaccgTGTCTTAAACACtgatgttaaattttttttaataaaaaagtagtTCTAATACCATATAAATTATCATAATTCTTGCTATAACAATTTTAGTTGTCAAATTGTGGTTGATTGTCTATTTCTTTCACACGAATCTATcactttttttaatactatataaaatagtttgCCATATAAACAACTGTGACAcaaattgtgatgtttataagaccttagaattttttttaaaaaaataaattcacttCTATCTCTTTTTTGAAATATAGAAAAACCAGAGGTAATAATatcttattctcaaaaaaaaagaaaaaaaaaaaagtaataatatctTATTATATCCAGCCAAGATTGTCAATCTGCACCGTCCAATCCTTCTCGAGATACGTGATATAGACGTTAAGAAATCACTATATAAACCCTACTCAGCCTTTCTTCTTCATATCTCAAACCCAAACACTCAAactttctctctttctgtttcAGTCTTtaaaaccctctctctctctctctctctcagagtcTTAGCTTTTTTATTCTACAATGGCTCGCTTTAGCTTTGTGGCTTTGGTTGTAATGGCAGTACTTGTGGGCTCCACTTTAGCCCAGTCTCCTTCACAATCTCCATCAAAGTCGCCAACACAAGCACCCGCTCCTAAAGCTTCAGCGCCGTCACCAACCGTAAGAAAGACTCCAGTGCCTGCTCCATCTCCGGCAGTGGTGAACTCTCCACCATCTCCTCCTCCGGCTTCTTCTGATGCTCCGGTGAGTCCTCCATCTTCGATTAGTGCTCCACCTGCTGAAGCTCCTGGACCGGCGGCTCAGAGCGGTGCCGTTTTGAACAGAGTTGGGTTCGCTGCTGGATCTGTGGCTGTAGCAGTATTCGCTGCCGTTTTGGTGTTTTAGAAATTACAAAGtgttctatttatttatttatttttattgtatttattcaTTATTCATTCATTCACAGTGGATTTGGTCGTATTATATGTGATGTTTATCAGGGTATTTACTATACCCATTaatataatttcttctttattcttttaattcCGCAATTGGTgttaaatattgtgaaattttatttttggaagtcTAAGGAAACCAACTTTATGGGTTTGAATTGCGATTACACGGAAATCAATTGGTGCTTGAGTTGAATGAACTTGGGTATTTGTTGCTGTTGCTCAAACAAAATCGCAGCAATTGTTTTAGGACTTCACGAATACAAAAGTTACATAAATGCAATAGAAAAGTTTGCTTGAAATATTAAtgtaatgaataaataaaatgtgaatgTTCCACTAAAAATGCGATTGCCAAGAAATGCTAGCCAGGTGAAatgatttaaattaattttgcactCTGATAGAGAACCAAAGgaagttttgcattttagcatctttttttttttttttttttttttttttttt encodes:
- the LOC126705913 gene encoding classical arabinogalactan protein 1-like, with product MARFSFVALVLMAVLVGSALAQSPSQSPSKSPTQAPAPKASAPSPTVRKTPVPAPSPAVVNSPPSPPPASSDAPVSPPSSISAPPAEAPGPAAQSGAVLNRVGFAAGSVAVALFASVLVF
- the LOC126706056 gene encoding classical arabinogalactan protein 1-like, whose protein sequence is MARFSFVALVVMAVLVGSTLAQSPSQSPSKSPTQAPAPKASAPSPTVRKTPVPAPSPAVVNSPPSPPPASSDAPVSPPSSISAPPAEAPGPAAQSGAVLNRVGFAAGSVAVAVFAAVLVF